In a genomic window of Ptiloglossa arizonensis isolate GNS036 chromosome 12, iyPtiAriz1_principal, whole genome shotgun sequence:
- the LOC143153012 gene encoding trehalose transporter 1-like protein has protein sequence MTPTESEERHSMLSYHPIDYAKVIKVKNVCEDIENNNTDKENTVFDDKNVLRQYSSNSKGVLAQCLVSGAVLLLAAGGGMPIGYSAILLPQLAEDNGTMHADLELRSWIASVHSLATPIGSLLSGPLVDGIGRRCSLQLSAVPLCAGWIIMGFSKNITSLLIGRIVLGFAVGLMAVPAQVLLGEMADPGLRGFLTGGSLAFYCLGILLVYALGASFTWDTVAFCGTVLPVIALIALTLIPESPAWLVRQKKRGKAKKALLWLRGGNMEQVNTEIATLEARAKTDLAQKITSMSWLEQVSSAISTILDPSILKPLTIINIFNLLQLISGTYIIVFYAVDLVEDIGGDTINNYLAAVITAVIRLLFSFVASVLLLKVGRRSLGMLSALGSAAASLLLAGYMLSKKESSSLDIYVVGICLLIYVGANTLGLMVLPILMVAELLPQRARGIGGGFNFFLFNLLVFVVTKVFPTVSEAVGVTGIFTIFGAAALLEAVFIYVALPETKDRTLQEIEDYFQQDNLLWVTRLKESRRGEPFIINSA, from the exons ATGACACCAACGGAAag CGAAGAACGTCATTCTATGCTGAGCTACCATCCTATTGATTACGCGAAGGTGATCAAAGTGAAGAATGTCTGCGAggacattgaaaataataacacCGACAAGGAGAATACAGTTTTCGACGACAAGAACGTCCTGCGGCAATATTCTTCAAATTCGAAAGGAGTACTTGCACAG TGTTTGGTATCTGGTGCAGTTTTGTTGTTGGCAGCTGGTGGTGGAATGCCAATTGGTTACAGTGCTATTCTCTTACCACAATTGGCAGAAGACAATGGCACAATGCACGCAGATCTAGAACTTAGATCTTGGATAG CCTCTGTTCACAGTCTAGCGACACCCATTGGATCGCTGTTATCCGGTCCGCTCGTGGACGGCATCGGTAGACGTTGTTCTTTACAGTTGTCGGCTGTACCGCTATGCGCTGGTTGGATCATTATGGGCTTCTCCAAAAACATAACTTCCCTTCTAATTGGAAGAATTGTATTAGGTTTCGCCGTTGGTCTAATGGCCGTGCCAGCTCAG GTTTTGCTGGGCGAAATGGCTGACCCGGGACTCCGTGGATTTCTAACGGGCGGCTCGCTCGCGTTTTATTGTCTCGGTATCCTCCTGGTATACGCCTTGGGAGCCTCGTTTACTTGGGACACGGTAGCTTTCTGCGGTACTGTACTTCCTGTTATAGCGCTGATTGCGTTAACCCTGATCCCTGAAAGTCCTGCTTGGCTCGTGAGACAAAAGAAACGCGGGAAAGCCAAGAAAGCTCTACTCTGGCTGAGAGGAGGTAACATGGAGCAG GTTAATACAGAAATAGCAACTTTAGAGGCTCGAGCAAAAACAGATTTAGCACAGAAGATCACGAGCATGTCGTGGCTCGAACAGGTTTCTTCAGCAATTTCCACGATCCTTGATCCAAGCATTCTAAAACCCCTGACAATCATCAACATCTTTAACCTTCTTCAACTAATCAGTGGAACGTATATTATCGTTTTCTACGCAGTAGACCTCGTCGAAGATATTG GCGGTGACACCATAAACAACTATTTAGCGGCCGTGATTACAGCAGTGATCAGACTTTTGTTCAGCTTTGTAGCGAGCGTTTTGTTACTAAAAGTGGGCAGAAGAAGCCTGGGAATGCTATCGGCCCTTGGAAGTGCCGCGGCCTCATTACTTCTCGCAGGATATAtgttatcgaagaaagaatcgtccAGTCTCGAT ATCTACGTTGTCGGCATCTGTTTGCTGATATACGTGGGGGCTAATACTTTGGGGCTGATGGTACTTCCAATTTTAATGGTCGCTGAATTACTTCCACAAAGAGCTCGTGGTATCGGCGGTGGCttcaattttttccttttcaatttGCTCGTATTCGTGGTTACAAAAGTTTTCCCTACG GTGAGCGAAGCAGTGGGTGTTACTggaattttcacaatttttggtGCTGCCGCACTTTTGGAAGCTGTATTTATCTACGTTGCTTTACCGGAAACAAAAGACCGCACTCTTCAAGAAATTGAAGATTATTTTCAG CAAGATAATTTACTTTGGGTGACGCGATTAAAAGAAAGTAGAAGAGGCGAACCGTTTATCATAAATAGTGCTTAA